A stretch of the Lolium perenne isolate Kyuss_39 chromosome 3, Kyuss_2.0, whole genome shotgun sequence genome encodes the following:
- the LOC139837911 gene encoding uncharacterized protein, producing the protein MVYLDEFYGVMCYVILNPCSKFFFLICCLNRLMFSLNRMVRPPPPPPLGPALLQMTQLLSQMQQTQHNFDQARHDNGRVMIRDFLQLNPRSFDSTPEPLDADDWVRDVNRMLNTAGVAPEDKVRFATHLLKGGSAAWWENFLEMRPANAPDVTWEEFREAFRSHHIPEGLMDRMKEKFLSLVQGNKDVMAYSIEFSKLARYGGEEVSTDAKKQKRFRNGLKPALKYALTHVSMDTFDKLVNTAIKEESGRLAFEESRKHTREVGAPSLVPPQKRRLWVPYPAPPGQATQAGYAPRAAHAGYAPRPPTPQLQQRTYQAPPRPAYGGPRPMGPRADPTCYKCGQVGHISTFCPQKLPPPPPRSTSTNAMVRAPAQGRAFNNNNRQGPRAVRVNNLNVEQAEQATDVVLGTLLVNSIPAKVLFDTGASLSFVSLPFSQKHELPVEYLSKSFTVVSPGGMLEALRISHGNQIQIGNHVFLASLIELRSSGIDVILGMDWLKANKVVIDCAKHSVSLPTATGSLTYTPSQTPSVQLFSLNPSSLLELESIPVVCDFPDVFPEELPGMPPDRAVEFVIELEPGTAPISKRPYKMGPNELAELKKQLDELQKLGFIQPSTSPWGCPTIFVKKKDKTDRLVVDYRPLNEKTIKNTYPLPRINELFDQLAGATVFSKMDLRSGYHQIKIRKEDVPKTAFKTRYGLYEYTVMSFGLTNAPATFSRLMNYIFMEYLDKFVVVYLDDILVYSKSNEEHEEHLRLILMKLREHRLYAKFSKCEFWLPQVVYLGHVISGKGIAVNPETVKAIVEWLPPKNVKQVRSFLGLASYCRRFVENFSKIAKPLTDLTKKDKKFLWSPQCQESFDLLKRSSLPHCPCSSEILLNLSRYYVMPLFMV; encoded by the coding sequence ATGGTGTACCTTGATGAATTCTATGGAGTGATGTGTTATGTGATCTTAAACCCTTGTTCTAAGTTTTTTTTTCTCATCTGTTGTCTCAACCGTCTTATGTTTTCCCTCAACAGGATGGTTAGACCTCCGCCACCTCCTCCGCTGGGACCAGCCCTGTTGCAAATGACTCAATTGTTGAGCCAGATGCAGCAAACCCAGCACAACTTCGATCAAGCTCGTCATGACAATGGTCGAGTCATGATCCGGGACTTCTTGCAGTTGAACCCGCGATCGTTCGACTCTACTCCTGAACCgctggatgcagatgattgggTGCGCGATGTCAACCGCATGCTCAACACAGCGGGAGTCGCCCCAGAAGACAAAGTGCGGTTTGCGACTCACCTACTGAAAGGAGGGTCCGCAGCATGGTGGGAGAACTTCCTCGAGATGCGTCCCGCCAATGCTCCTGATGTCACTTGGGAAGAATTCAGGGAAGCTTTCAGAAGCCACCACATTCCTGAAGGGCTAATGGACAGGATGAAGGAGAAATTCCTCAGTCTTGTTCAGGGCAACAAAGACGTGATGGCATACAGCATCGAGTTCTCCAAGCTAGCTCGCTATGGTGGCGAAGAAGTGTCTACTGATGCCAAGAAGCAGAAGAGGTTCCGTAATGGCCTCAAGCCGGCACTCAAGTACGCGCTCACTCATGTCTCGATGGACACCTTTGACAAGCTGGTCAACACTGCTATCAAGGAAGAGTCGGGTAGGCTTGCGTTCGAGGAGTCACGCAAGCATACTCGAGAGGTTGGTGCTCCTTCTTTAGTGCCGCCTCAGAAGCGAAGGTTGTGGGTTCCTTATCCCGCACCGCCAGGACAAGCTACACAAGCTGGGTATGCTCCCCGCGCAGCACACGCTGGGTATGCTCCCCGCCCTCCCACCCCACAGCTTCAGCAGAGGACCTACCAAGCTCCGCCAAGGCCTGCTTATGGTGGACCAAGGCCGATGGGTCCACGTGCCGACCCCACATGCTACAAGTGTGGTCAGGTTGGGCACATCTCTACCTTCTGCCCTCAGAAGCTGCCTCCACCACCGCCTCGCTCTACTTCGACAAATGCGATGGTTCGTGCACCAGCTCAGGGCCGTGCCTTCAACAACAACAATAGGCAAGGTCCGAGGGCTGTTCGCGTCAACAACCTCAACGTTGAGCAAGCTGAACAAGCTACCGACGTCGTGCTTGGTACTTTGCTTGTTAACTCTATCCCTGCAAAAGTTCTGTTTGATACGGGAGCTTCACTTTCCTTTGTGTCGCTTCCGTTCTCTCAAAAGCATGAGTTACCGGTTGAGTACTTGTCCAAATCTTTCACGGTTGTTTCTCCCGGAGGAATGTTGGAAGCGCTAAGAATAAGTCATGGCAACCAAATTCAGATTGGAAACCATGTGTTCCTTGCGTCCCTCATCGAGCTAAGATCTTCCGGTATCGATGTCATCCTTGGCATGGATTGGTTGAAGGCCAACAAAGTTGTCATTGATTGCGCCAAGCATTCAGTTTCTCTTCCTACGGCGACAGGATCCTTGACCTATACACCTTCTCAAAcaccttccgttcagctcttttctttgaatcctagttctcttctggagcttgagtctataccggtggtttgcgactttcctgatgtctttcctgaagaacttccaggtatgccacctgacagggctgttgagttcgtcattgaactagagcctggaacagctcctatctcaaagaggccatacaaaatgggtccaaatgagttggctgaactcaagaagcagcttgacgagttgcaaaaacttggtttcattcagccaagcacttctccatggggatgtcctaccatcttcgtgaagaagaaggataaaactgatcgattggtggttgactaccgccctctcaatgagaaaacgatcaagaatacatatcccctccctcgcatcaatgagctctttgatcagcttgcgggtgcaactgtgttctctaagatggatttgagaagtggttatcaccaaatcaaaatccgcaaggaggatgtacccaagacagccttcaaaactcgttatggtctctacgaatacaccgtcatgtcctttggcctcactaatgctcctgccactttctctcggttgatgaactacattttcatggagtacctcgacaagtttgtggtagtctatctcgatgatatccttgtgtactccaagtccaatgaggagcatgaagagcatcttcgcctcatcctcatgaagcttcgtgaacatcgcctctatgccaagttctccaagtgtgaattttggcttcctcaagtcgtctatcttggccatgtcatttcgggaaaaggcattgctgtcaatcctgaaaccgtcaaggcgatcgttgaatggcttcctccgaagaatgtcaagcaagtgagaagtttcctcggtttggcaagttactgccgccgctttgttgagaatttctccaagatcgccaagcctcttaccgatctcacgaagaaagacaagaagttcctttggtctcctcaatgccaagaaagctTTGACCTCCTCAAGCGAAGCTCACTTCCACACTGTCCTTGTTCTTCTGAGATACTTCTAAACCTTTCGAGATATTACGTGATGCCTCTCTTCATGGTCTAG